The sequence below is a genomic window from Rattus rattus isolate New Zealand chromosome 3, Rrattus_CSIRO_v1, whole genome shotgun sequence.
gatggctcagcagttcagagtgcttgctgctcttgcagaggacctgggttcaattcccagaacccacagggtagCTCACCACCAACTGTAACACCagatccagaggatccaatgATGCCCTTTCCTGACCCCTGAGAGCATCAGGAACACGTGTGGTGCATAGACACACGCATACAGACAGAACAGCATAGATAAAACAGGTAAaccttaaaagaaagaataataaagcgGCGAGGGATGGAGGGGGACACCAGCCAATCCCTGACTTCCGTAGGCACCTGGACCAAGGCACACAACCAACCACACATACTGTATCCACACGCAATGAAGTAAAAACTCTCAAAGACCGAGtccctttaaaaacaacaaaaagacaacaaaagtaCAATTCTAATAAGTAAATCCAAtcctttaagaagaaaattcCAGCTCCTCATTGGAAGATACTaaagaaaagctaaataaatagaagaatttGCTATGCTCGTGGGCAGAAGGATCTAACTTTATTACCATGTACCCATGCTATTGTGAATTTCCTCTTAaacttttactatttatttatttatttatttatttatttatttatttattgcctctGTGAGCTGTcacgatggctcagtgggtaaaggcagttGCCACGCAAGTCTGATTTTTTAAAGTACTTCTGCCTCTAAAATGATTTAGTCCCAAGTAAACCTTTTAATTTCTAGTCCACATTTCGCAGCAAGCATGGTGAATACTTGTCAATCTTTTGAAAAGGGATTACATAATGTGCCTCCACCTGTCTCCAAATATAATCACTGTTTTCATAAAGACGGGCTTTCTTGCAGTCCTGCCATGGCCCCACACATGCTAGATAAGTGCCCCACCATTGAGCTACATACTGCCGCACACTGCACACTAACGTTTATCAATTAATACTGCCAGCATAGCTTTTAGTCGTGGTTATTTAGTTCAACGCATGGCTTGTCATATTCGCTTTATTTTCATATCCATATTTTGGGGCCAatcctttttgctttcttctgagtCCTCTACATTTTCATAGATCATCTGAGAACTCCCTGGTCTAGTGATTAAAGGAGCTTTGCAGAGGTCAGGAACTAGAAAGCAGCTCCGTGCAAAAATAGCCACCTCCTCCACCAGGCAGCTGCTGCCCACAAGCTCCTAAACTGAACCAAGGTGGAAGTGAGAAAGATGGCCTGTGGCCCCaaggacaaggaagagggaaGCAGGGCCAGATGGCAAAAGCCGCTTTTCAAAACACAAGCTCCCAGCCCCTCAGTGTCTGCAGGTCGGTGCTAGAGGAGACATCTGTGGGACACTGGCTGGACCTCTGCAGAACCAGCCTCTCTCTTCGGGGCAGAAACAGCTGAGCAGGCAAGCACCACAAAGCTCAACGCCTCTCTGGATCTTCCGTCTCTGTCGCGTCGCAGAGGCTGAGACTGGaggttcatgagttcaagacctgccACCCTTACAGAgtgtgttcaaggtcagcttccGCAACTTgttgagatcctgcctcaaaatgaaaagtttaagTTCAAAATTAAAGTtcaagtgggctggagagatggctcagcggttaagagcactgactgctctcacagaggtcctgagttcaattcccagcaaccacacggtggctcacaatctggtgtgtctgaagacagtgacagtgtactcatatgcataaagggaattaataaatctttttaaaaaattaaagttcaaggccagcctggtctacagagtgagttccaagataaccagggctacacagggaagccctgtatggaaaaaacaaaacaataataatgataataataataataataataataataataataatataaaagttaGCCTCACAGTAGTGgcacaaaccttttttttttttttttttttttttttttttttttttttttttttttttgagctggggaccaacccagggccttcaggcaagctctaccactgagctaaatcccccaacccctggcacaaacctttaatcccagccctcagaaggcagaggcagacagacctctgtgagtgtgaggccagtctggtctacagagcaagttccaggacagccagggctacacagagaaagcctgtcttgaaaaacaacaataataaacattacttaattaatattaaaaagtaaaatagtgACAGAAATTTAACAGGCAGAAGTGGCCCTTGCTTCTGTCAAAATGCATCATCAtcagagggtggagaggggactgGTTAGTctcactctctttccttctgagagAGGATCTTATTATGTGGACCAAGCTATCAGTTCTCCCTCAGCCTTCTAGGGTTGTGCTCCAAATGTGTGCCAtgtctccccccgcccccgcccctatCACCTCCTAAAAGGGAGGGGTACTCGCTCGCTACTCATAGCAGAGAAAACAAAGTCAGAGTGCATGACTCGAGGTTCACTTCCAGTAACGAAACTCCCAGAAGGCGCACATTCCCAGCAAAATCCCGATGCCATGTTGCCAGAGCATCGTCACGCTGGGCAGAAATTGCTCATTTTCACAAAGCATGATTCAACCATCACATCAGGAAATGACTCCTCTTGTAAAGCCCTTGGAGCCAAATTGTTAGAGAATCCAGAGGAATCGTTTACAGAGTGATTTTCAAATGTCAAACGCTTCGGGAAGAGGGGATGACTGTGTGGCAATCAAATACAAGACACTGGCCTCGGAATGTGGAGACTGGCACAATCAAAGCCATTATAAACAGAATTAATGAGACCGCCCCTCCTCCCGACCAGGAGGAGCCACGGGAGGAATCTGTAAGCAGAAGCCCTTTACTGTGCCTCGCACAGTGAGGAGGCATGGGGCCACGAGGCCACAGAGCCACAGGCTATAAAGCCGTGATCTAAAGTGGCATCGCTGGTCCTGAGGAAGCTGGTTTACAGAACACTAACAAAGCAGTGTGGCCAGGGTCTTCAAACTCTTCAGGTGACATATTCTAGGCAGGATGGCTACCAGCAAAGGGGCTGCCCAGTCTggagaactgagttcaattccagtgacacacacaaagatagaaTTGATCCCCCCAAAGTGATCCTCGGACCTCTGCGTGTGCCCATACCCAGGACACACTGTCCACGCTTGCTGTCTGAGATACACACTATAACCAAAAAGACTTACAAATCCCCATCGCACTTGATTgagggaggtcaaggcaggaactgagacagagGAATGCTACCTACTAGTTTACCCCTCACGGCTTACTCACCCATCAAGTGAGCATCCCTGACCCGGCTTAGCCTTGTCCCTGGGGTCTCTGTTCTACCATAAGCCATGCAAAAGTCTTTACTGGAATTCACTTGCTACATTGGCGTCTCCCCCAGCTTGCTCTTGCAGTAATTAGGTGTCACATTTGTCTTTTTAACAAATGGGTCCAGAGTCTAATGCAGCTCTAAACCTGGAAGGCTCTTCAACAAGATGAAAaatcctaactttttttttttttttttttttgtttttttttttcggagctggggaccaaacccaggaccttgcgcttcctaggtaagcgctctaccgctgagctaaatccccagccccgaaaaatcCTAACTTTTAACATGCTGAGGGGGGCGCATTTTTTCAAGATGCTATAGACTTCAGAAACAAAAGACATCAGACCAAACCTCCCTAAGGaagagacagtctctctctctctctctctctctctctctctctctctctctctctctctctctctctctctcattttgtttttcaagacagggttcctcagtgtaaccctggccgtcctggaactctccctgtagaccaggccagccttgaactcatagaggtttgttccctctgcttcccaagtgctgagattaaaggcgtgcaggTTTGCATCACCACTACCTGGCTAAGTGCTTGGTTTTCTAAAAATAACTATGAATGGCTAAGAAGTGGAACCTACCTAGATAATCATCAAAAagatgaatggatacaaaaaacGTGATCTATAGATATGGAATTGCATTCAACCGTGAAGTGCTCAGCTCTAAGTGGGACTCCCGTTGATACTCATctcagaagaggaggtgggaagagtgtGAGAGCCAGAACTAGAGGTTTCCAGGTGTGACAGGGGCGTTACACACATGGCCTCACAGCAGCTGCAACTGCGTGCACAAGCCCTGCACAGGATCGAGCCAGGGAAAGTTCCAGCGTAGTCCTAACCACAGCCGAGGAGCTATTAGCAATGGAGACTGACTGTGGGGAAGGGGAGCCAGGTTTCTCTGCCTGTGGTGCCTGGGAGGCCATGCACATACTGGCAGCAATAACTGGCCTTAGGACCTTAGCTCCCAACATGGACGTGCTGGCTCACAAAAGTAAGAGGACACAGCATTGAAAGGGAAAGTGGTAGGAaggatataataaatatttaaaaggaaaatgagcagctatagagatggctcactggttaagaccactggctgctttcccaaaGGCCGCAGGGTTCGATTCCTACCACCCACACGTCAGCTAACAActctctgtagctccagtttcaggtgTGCCAACGCCTCTTTCTGACCTTCCTGGGCACCAGGTACATACATGATGCACAGGCATACAGgtaaggcaaaacacccatgggagagagagagagggagagagagagagagagagagagagagagagagagagagagagagagagagagagagagagaggattgagATAGTGACAGATAGATAATTGACAGGTAGCTGATagatgattgatgatagatagatagatagatagatagatagatagatagatagatagatagatagatagatgacggatagatgatatagatgttTTCTAATGAAATGACATTTACAGGACTGTAATTTACGGAACTGGGGATAGTACGTtgaataagccagactcagaaagacaaatatgttgTGGATTTGCTTTATTGCTTAGGTTAATTACACGGGAATTTGCACATCTGCATGTAAGATGCTGAGAGTCCCTGCCCCCAGTAggctctaattggtaaataaagttgccagcagctaatggctgggcagggagacggAGGCGGGACTTTAGATTTCCTGGTCAAGGAAACCATGGGAAGAGGGTTTTAGAATtgccagggaagcaggaagattaagCTTGGGAGctgtggaagagaaagcaaacagcCATTAAGAACGAACCAGGGACGAGCAGCCCCGGGCCCCTCCCCAGTTTGGGTCTGGGATGGCAAAGATGGAGTTCAGACTTTAGTAAGTGATAATTCAGGAGTGTCAGAGGGGAGGCAttagcgagagagagagagagggagggagggagagagagagagagagagagagagaggagatacaTGTGACAAGGGGACAAAAGAGGGACAATTGTCAGAGAGAAGGACCAGCACGGAGGTAGCAGGAGTGTACACAAGAACAGTGTACACAAAGAAAGTGTCACGAGGAATCCATTACTTCAGGCGGTACCCTAAAAAGcgatttttaagaaagagaaaaataagtgaaAGAGCCAATGAGGTGGCATATGCCGTGGTGTAAGTGTGCTCTCTGTGAGAGGTGTGGCTCAGCCGTCCACATGACAAGGCTTTAATTGGCTCCGCCATGACAGAGGCACTGTGAGCAGTAACTGCCCACGATCCCCTGCGGAGAGTTTGAAAGGCCATAGTTCATGCCAGACCTCTCATTCCAGACAGAGCCTGtccacacaggtcaggaagctgCTACGACTGCTGACCAGAGTGACTTTTGTACCTATTGATCATAAGTGGCATTAGGACCATGCAAATGTATCTTGAGCCACTTGCTTCAGGAATTTTCCACACACCCACCTCCATCCCCCGACttgaagctgccatgtgggaagAATACAAACGTCAGGAAGGACCAACCTTAAGCTGTCCCACCTCAGCTGTCCAGCCCTCCCCAACTGCCCCTCAGGTGACAtcgtcctggataccccatccaGAAGAGCTTAGCCCACTAGCTTGCTATCCCTCACCCACAATAGCTGGGGAATAATACATATTGTTTTATCCACTCAGCTTCAGGGGAATTCGCTGGATGACAATAGATATGGCATATATAGTAACTCATTTAATTGTACAATAACCCAAAGAGTGACTGTCCGTCTTTTCTAAAGTGAGGATATCCTGGGCGTGGTGGGGCAGGCCcttgtcccagcacttgggaggcagaggtaggtggatctctgagttctaggccaacttgATACCCTGTTGTTCAAAAgaatatgagtacactggagGCCATTGGTAGCGTTATGGTTCAGCAGGTGCTGAGCAAAGCTGGCCACCAAAGCTCGAAGCCTGGAATTCATAAAGGTGAGAAAGGGAAACTTGGGCTGACCTGACAAGGCTGTGCTTTGactccagtacacacacacacacacacacacacacacacacacacacccatggttatgataaaaaaaattttcttttttttcaaagtttttttttttttattttatatatatgagtacactgtaactgtcttcagacacaccagaagagggcatcagatcccattacagatggttgtgagccaccatgtggttgctgggaattgaactcaggacctctggaagagcagtcagtgctttttttttttttttttttcttcgagctggggaccaacctagggccttgcgcctaggcaagcgctctaccactgagctaaatccccaaccccagtctgtgctcttaattcagagccatctctccagcccacatgatAACATTTTGTAAGTGAGATTAGAAACCACACAAACAAGGCCAAGGGGTTAGGCAGAGCTCCAGGCATCAAGGTAGACAGGAAACACGGGACAACAGCCCCTTTCTGTGATCCTCAGTGGTCTCTTGGGTCACATGCACCGGGCTGAGACCTGTAGAGCTGACTCCTTAACGAGACTCATCTGGCTTGACAAATATTGACACATTTAGGCGGAAGGACCGGAAATGAGGACAAATATGTTGTGTGTTTGCTGACCTGGAGGGTGCAGGTGAAGGAGGCTAAAAGTCTCTGCTCAGCACAGGCAAGGCATGGCCTCTGTGTTCAGCTCTCTACAACTAAGTGAAATTTCAAATACCAAATACCGATAATTTCACATATTAGACTTTCTCTACCTGTATACGCGTGGAGCTGTCGGCTGGTCTGCGCCCGGTGATACTCCGTATGATAAAGCACAAGCCGGTTGAGAGGGGATGCGGGTGGGAACGTGGTAACAGGCGAACGGTCCTTTGGGCACCGTGATGTTAGAGGCCTTCACTACTTCCGCAGCAGCTCAGGGGATCTACTGATGGCAGGTCCTGATATCGCTGAAGAGAGCGGTCCTGACAGAGGGCCCAGTGAGCATTTCTCTTGGATGTCGCTGTTCTTCTATTTGTCACATCTGTCTCTTTCCTGGGTCTGTCTAGTGACTCCAAAAGCCACCCCAAACCCACTAagtctttctgttctcttttattttgtttttattgtgttggGGTTCACGGCATATTGAACTTGGGCCTCAAGTATCCTAGGCAGATAACCTACCACTGCACAGTATTATCAGCCTTTTAGatttgtattcattcattcattcattcattcattcattcattcattcattctgttttgagacagaatttcaacCCAGTCTGCCCTCAGACTCATTGTGACCTTTAAATtcagatcctcctacctccacctagGATTATGAGTATCCCGTACATTCTGCCAGGGTCGCAGTTACAGCTGTGTCTTTTAAGCCACAACAGTAAGTTGATTGTCACCATGACCTCACTTCCACATGCCTTCCATTGCCACAGAATTCCCAGCATAACTGTGATGATGTCACTACCCTGCGACATGGTCTCATTTGTTACCTGAGTAAAGTCCACATTTCTGTGAGGCTGTCACACTACTTCTTTTCTACCCCCGCCCCCCAAGTCCTTCCCTAAAATCCAAAATACTTCCTTTGTTTACTTAAGATAATGGccttagggggctggagagatggttcagtggttaagagcactgactgctcttccagaggttgttagttcaaatcccagcaaccacatggtggctcacaaccatctgtaatgggatccaatgccctcttctggtgagtctgaagacagcgacagtgtacttctatataataaataaatctttttttgaaaaaaaaaaaaaatggccttagGCAAGTACCTGACTGGCCAGACCCATCAACAATCCATTCTAGAAATAACTTAGGACTGACAATCAGTTCGTTCTTCTCTGCGTGGTTGCGACATCCAACATCAGAAATAATCAGTGGCCACATTTTCCTCCCTACTGAGCCGGAAAAAAGAGAGaactccagttgttggaggaaaACTGAGGACATTCCGTGTGGGGCTCAGTCAGCAAGTGAGGAGCAGCCTCAGCTCCCGAGTCCACGGTGACGAGTCAGAGGCCAGTCAGGCCCCGAGTCCACGGTGACGAGTCAGAGGCCAGTCAGGCTTCTACGGCAAACGTCTGAGCTTCccttcaccttttcttttcttctttttaatttttatttttgaggtagggtctcaggtagtctaggctggccttgaactcacgaggCCAAAGATGACACTAGATCCTGATTGTTCTGTCCCCACCTTGAGCCTTgagcacactaggcaagcattctgcctaCTACCTCCAGGCCTGGTTTAGCCTTTTTGATACTTGTAAGGGACAGTCCTAAGCCATACCAAATCTAGCTCCTCTTGGGGCCATCATGATTCTTCTGTCCCTTGATTTAGAGAATACCTCCCAGGGACCTCAGAATGTCATCCAGATGTCTTTGTTGATGTGATGCTTCTACACAACTCCACTCTGCGTCCCctcctgtgctgtctgtctgcttgtccaACCAATCACACTTTCTCAGTATGACAGAATCCCTACATTCCTGCTGTGGTGTGCTTTTTGAAACTATCTCTTGCCTACAGAGAGACTGAACCTTTGCTGGGCCTCGTAGCCAAGTTAATGGAGGTTAAGATTATATACTTCACCTATCTGTGTGCTCAGCCTGTTTAACTTGCCTGTAAGGGAACAATGTCACCAATCTTAATATGCTTTGGATTTTCCACACAATCAGCTTTTACAACATAAGTCAAATGCATATTTACTCTTAAAATTGTGTACCCCTCCATGAGCCAAAatagtgtgtgcatgcaggtgtgtgtggtaaTCATTTACCGAAAGCATGGCTGCAGGTTGAAGGCAATCTTAAGACAATCTTAAGCAGCCACCATAACTGCTGGACGTGCTCATATCAGTTGACAATGTGTGAGGTTTTGAGTGCTACTGTGGGTCAGTTAAGGTGTTTCTTTCCTTGTAAACCTGTTAAAGAGTTCCTCAGAGAAGCCCATACCATGTTTCCTGTGTTCAATAAATACAGAGCGAAGTTCTTTGCTAGGAACAAGCACAACACACAGGCAACACAGGGCGAGCAACGGGGGACGATCAGACAGACAACACACGGGCTACAGacagaagaaacacagagaagtgAAGAAATCAAATCTGGGCTCTCTGGGTCAACCTACTACTCCAAGAGAAGTCGGATTTACTCCTTAATGAGACGTCCAagcatttactctgtgtgtgtgtgtgtgtgtatgtgtgtgtgtgtgtgtgtgtgagagagagagagagagagagagagagagagagagagagagagagagcacttgtgTCATCTGTAGTATGCAGGTACCTGTGaaacccagaagagggcaacagatcgcCCAGAGCTATCGTTACACGTGGCTGTGAGGCACCCAAAAtcagtgctgggaacctaacttgggtcctctggaagaagcagcactattaaccactgagccatttctccagccccttacctACATTCTAAGCCCTTCAAAGACAGTCCAATTTGTTTATACAATTCCACAGCCTACGACCACTGGGGGACAACACATAGTAGGAATTTGGCAAACACTGAACAGACAAGATTATTTCAATAAACCAAGTAAAGTAGCATGTGCCAGTTTCAGcaaagaggacccaagttcccaacacccatgtcaggTACCTCGAAACCACCTAGAATACAGCTGCAggtgatctgacgccctcttctgggttCCACAGGCTCCCTCCTGAGTACACGTCTGAAGGATATGGCCAGTTGGTGAACCCAGTATCTGATTAAGACAGCTATGTCTGGATGCAAGTTAGCAGCTGAACTCGAGTAActtagaaaacacaaactgactATCAGCCACCTCTGCACTGTCCAGAGGGTCCAGGTTGCAGTCTTGTACCTGACAcactcttccttctccacctctaGTTACCTCTATTCACGCTACTAAATCCACACCAGCATCTTTAGAGCATGCGATGTCTGCACTGAGTATTCTTGAGAATCCCTTATGTTTTAGACTTTGGGTTTGGTTTTAGTCATCTGTATCAACTTCACTGGTTGAGAATTCCTAATTCAAAAACCTTCAATCCAAAATCTGCAAGATTCTGAATGGAATAAAGATCGTATTTTGGATTTTCAAATGAACGAACTGCAGACTGTACATATTTTCTGAAAAGCACAGTAGACAGGAGGAGGtatgttctttaattttatattcaacccagtaaacaaaagaaaggaatacCATTGCTCATGGAAAAGATGATTTATTGTACATTGTGGGAGAAATATCAAGAGTGACTGTTTCACAGCAAAGCTACTAACCTGGCTGAGAAAACGTCAAAGACCTTACACTGTCATCAAGCTGTCTGGAGCCAACCACAGCAGATGCCAAAGGAGTTTGCTTTGCTGTCTGCAAATTAAGATCTTTTTTCTAAAACATCTGAGACTTCCAATTAAATGTCAGCCAAAATAAATTCCCAGATGTACAAAATGTGTGatttgtgcttaaaaaaaaataactggatGTCAGCTCACCGTCGTTTTGGACaacagtcaataaagtgctttaCAGACACTTTGGACTACGTCGAAAGACATTATCCTTGCTCGCCTGGTATGTATctgcttaaaataaaaaacactaaaGTGGTAGGTCGTTACAAATGAGATACAAATATGTTTTgattaataaatactaaaatgaaaaaattatgtaaagaatgctcattaaaaaaaagttactttaaaaagaaaattattaattaacAGTATTGAGAAAACAGTCCTGAAACAGCAGGAAGAAAGCCATAGGTGTGCTAGGAAAACGTAGCAGCCCTTTCCCCCGTGTACAGAGTGCTGAAGAACAATGAACAGACAGACGCTCCTCTGTGGAGACATCCTCGGCCGCCTGTCACCACAGCCGTGTTTCACTAGGAAGTAGTTCACAAGTCAGCATTCATTCGGACAAAAGAATCTTTAATCTTTAATTCTAGTACGATTAAGGAAAATGTATTGGACCAGTCCTGGTGACAGGGCCTCTCATGCCCAGCCCTTGGAAGATGAGGCAGGTTGGTATCTCTAAGTCTGTGACCACCCTGGTCCCAGGCCAGTCGGGCCTACGAAGTGAGGCCTTGTATTTAAAaagtcaggaaggaagggagggagagggagggagggagggagggagggagggaggaaggaggatctTTCTAACTGCAAAGAAAGCCAATCTAGGCGCTaatctttatttcattgtatttactgaattaatatttaaattttacaattatCCCTTAAGTTACTTTTACTTAgtttattaaatagaaaaattttgCTTTCATAACTGAATTGTCCAGTTGAGACCTTcagaataaatgaaacaaaatctaaAACTAGGTTGGATTATGTTTGTTTCCCACATTAcgaaaatatttaagtaaaacatATTTTGGCTTCATTTCCTCTAAAATTGCCAAGGGTTGCAAGCTGTCACAACAAGGATGTGCAACTCAGGCTGAGCGTGGCTTACGCACCACTCTGCTAACGTCTTCATATGTAAACGTGCTATTTCCTTTGTGCAAAGTCTTAAATTCAAACTACAAGTACTTAGGgcgaaaaaaaaatctttctaaactATTTCTTTCATCACTGAGAGACAGGTaagatatttttcaatatttaactCATTTTGATACCAAGTAACAGTTTGTTTACCAATTTTTATACCAAGGCCATAAAAttcaggcatttaaaaaaaaaactcatccaACAGGAACACATGTAGAGCCCCCAGCCAAATGGATGTTGACTGATACCAGCTCCGAGTCACCCAGCCGTCTGGGAACAGAGGACAAGGGGTACCAGAAACTAGCTTTGTAGACATTTGATATTTTAACTAAATGTCACAGCTAAAATAAACTCCTGTTACAACTGCTTGAattcttttgattagtttttagTGCTTAAAGACATAGAGTAAAATAAAGCACCCTATTAACGTGCTGCTCGCTCTAGCTCTGCTCAGCACGTGTGCACCGGTCAGCACATGTGCACCGGTCAGCACGTGTGCACTGCACAGCATGTCTTTTGCTGTCCCAGGAACACAGAGTGGAGCAAGACTGACCCTTGAAGTTCCACCATGCTCACTTGATGCTGCTTCATCTGGctggaactggaaagatggctctggtcatcctgcctttgcttccctttcTGTTCCAGCTGTTGAGCGGCTCTCTCCATGTGTTGTCTCAGTGACAAACTTGATTAAGAGGATGCAAAATACAAAAGGCATCGGAACAATGGTAACAGCAGGACGATCCATGACATTTAAGATTTACTCTGAGGAACTTAACCACTGTCACACTTCACAAGCTTCTCCTCAGGTAAGTAGCCGGTGATGGCCGCGCCTACAACTTAGCACCAGCACGTCACCGCAGGTTTTGTCTCAGGCTTCAGGCTGATTCTGTTATCAGGCAGCTGGCTAAGCATCAATGGTTTGTGGCTCTTTAGTTTATGAGCCAACGTCATAAATATAGCTTCTACGTGGTCATTATCATTGGGGTTTTTAGCAGAGGTCTCAAACAAAGGCATACTGTGTGTGTCAGCAAACTTTTGTGCCAAGTCTGTGGGCACCTGAATGGCGCTTCTCAAGTCACATTTATTTCCCACCAGAATTCGAGGTATGTCATTTGCCAGCAAATGCTGTTTGCATTCCTCTATCCAAGATGGCAGGCTGTGGAAGCTGGCCATGTTGGTCATGTCATACACAAAGACCACAGCATGCACGTTCCTGTAGTAGTGCTGGACCATGCTCTTCCTGAACCGCTCTTGTCCCGCAGTGTCCCACAGCTGGATCTAGaggggaaaacaaagcaaagccgaCAAACTCAGTCCAGTGACACACACAGAGCTTAGCCACTATTCCtgctccccaactcctccccactGTCTAGTTTGTCTTTTCTGTGTTACCTGCAGGGTTTAGACTTCATGTTTCTAGTCTAGTCACAATGTAGATTATAAACCTGAACAGGTatggtctttaaaaatatttttaaagattactgaaggggacacacatacatgtacacacacacacacaca
It includes:
- the Rab33b gene encoding ras-related protein Rab-33B, which produces MASEMESSLEVSFSSSCAVSGASGCLPPARSRIFKIIVIGDSNVGKTCLTYRFCAGRFPDRTEATIGVDFRERAVDIDGERIKIQLWDTAGQERFRKSMVQHYYRNVHAVVFVYDMTNMASFHSLPSWIEECKQHLLANDIPRILVGNKCDLRSAIQVPTDLAQKFADTHSMPLFETSAKNPNDNDHVEAIFMTLAHKLKSHKPLMLSQLPDNRISLKPETKPAVTCWC